A stretch of DNA from Salvia hispanica cultivar TCC Black 2014 unplaced genomic scaffold, UniMelb_Shisp_WGS_1.0 HiC_scaffold_1149, whole genome shotgun sequence:
TTTGATGGAGTACCAAATAAGTTTATCGAAATTTAAATTCTGATAGGTAATTAACCTTGCGCATAGACCATGTTATAAAAAGGAGTACTTACAagatttattttcctttttaaaatacttttaCATGTACTCCTTTAGTCCGTAATGTTTTATGATCCCttataaaatgcataaaaaaaaaaatactaatatacaCTATTATCTTCAGCataaattaatacaatatatcatttaaaaaagatAACTATATCAATTGCTAATCCTTTCAAACTTAGAATTCGATATTCCTCTTATATATATTGGTGTTTGTCTTTTTCTTGTGATAATTCGGAATTCAATAAGCCTCTTATATACATTGGTGTTTGCCTTTTTCTTGTGATATCCACTTTAGGTTTTTGTCGATGGCGTTTAAATCTATATTTAGTGTTTTGGttatttttggtttggttttaTGCGTTGGCGCTATTCCAGACGTTTTGAGGTATTGCAATTTTAATGAGATTTACCAACTTGGTGATTCAATTAGCGATACTGGAAATCTTATTAGAGAGTATCCTGTTGGGGTCTCCACGAACTTCACAAGGCTGCCGTACGGCCAAACGTTCTTTGAGGAAGCCACAGGGCGGCTTTCTAATGATCGACTATATTGGTAAGATCAATACTAAattgtttttgttaattattatagttgcttttaatataattatgattgtTAATATATGATGAACAGCCATGTCTGCTGGCCTTCCTTTGCTTCCACCTTACAAAAATATGGGGACTGGTTTTGGGAACGGAGTAAACTTTGCCGTGGCTGGTTCCACCGCGTTACCGTCTGAGACGTTGGCTGCTCTTAACATAACAAATCCGGTGACGAATAGTTCACTTAGCGTCCAGTTGGATTGGATGGAGTCCTACTTCAATTCCATATGTGTTGATAAGAGAGGTAAaccatatatatgtatataccCTTTGTTTTAGTACTTatatactctatatatatgttgtaGAATACGTATATAattggtttggtttgg
This window harbors:
- the LOC125197992 gene encoding LOW QUALITY PROTEIN: acetylajmalan esterase-like (The sequence of the model RefSeq protein was modified relative to this genomic sequence to represent the inferred CDS: substituted 2 bases at 2 genomic stop codons), which encodes MAFKSIFSVLVIFGLVLCVGAIPDVLRYCNFNEIYQLGDSISDTGNLIREYPVGVSTNFTRLPYGQTFFEEATGRLSNDRLYWXDQYXIVFVNYYTMSAGLPLLPPYKNMGTGFGNGVNFAVAGSTALPSETLAALNITNPVTNSSLSVQLDWMESYFNSICVDKRDCWKKLQRALFMVGETGGNDYNYAIFQGKQIKELKSMVPQVVEAVINGTKMIQ